A genomic segment from Prosthecobacter debontii encodes:
- a CDS encoding efflux RND transporter periplasmic adaptor subunit, with the protein MNRHLVPLFISTLTFASLSNAAEDNKRSSSTIVLDENGVKNLRIETTEVEETDFESTIFSLGRIQAIPNNVGAVSSRISGRIVELKVAPGDVVQKGDVVVSVESRQPGDPPPVIPLTAPLSGLVTRVELRLGDPIEPDRPVLEITDLSEVYAVARVPEHQAGLMKPGTIAHIKVAALPDEKFDGELLRFGTSADKQSGTLDAIFRLPNTGGKLRADMRAQFSIVMSKREGIVAVPRAALQGEGGNRFVYVKDFDLANAFVKTPVTVGEINDRFVEILTGLLPADEVVTRGAYSLSFAGASSVSLKEALDAAHGHEHAADGGELTPEKKAEMVAAKNGAASGSVGSGKGGSPIWMYVSGVLFVLLLISLLTKKRGPVEDESVPTKSHDKEVA; encoded by the coding sequence ATGAATCGTCATTTAGTTCCCTTGTTTATATCCACTTTAACCTTTGCCAGCCTGAGTAACGCTGCGGAGGATAACAAAAGATCATCCAGTACCATTGTGCTGGATGAAAATGGAGTGAAGAACCTTCGGATTGAAACCACCGAGGTTGAAGAAACTGATTTCGAATCCACCATCTTTTCCCTGGGTCGGATTCAAGCCATTCCCAACAATGTCGGTGCGGTAAGCAGCCGAATCTCTGGACGTATCGTCGAGCTGAAAGTGGCTCCTGGCGATGTGGTGCAAAAGGGTGATGTGGTGGTCAGCGTGGAAAGCCGTCAACCAGGAGATCCTCCACCAGTCATACCTCTGACCGCACCACTGAGCGGTCTTGTAACGCGGGTGGAGCTACGCCTTGGAGATCCGATTGAACCTGACCGACCTGTGCTGGAAATCACCGACCTCAGTGAAGTCTATGCGGTCGCTCGGGTTCCCGAACATCAGGCCGGATTAATGAAACCTGGAACCATTGCCCACATCAAAGTAGCCGCATTGCCTGATGAAAAGTTTGATGGAGAGTTGCTGCGTTTCGGCACCAGCGCTGACAAGCAAAGCGGAACTCTGGACGCCATCTTTCGCCTTCCTAATACAGGCGGTAAACTGCGTGCGGATATGCGGGCTCAGTTCAGCATCGTGATGAGCAAGCGCGAAGGCATTGTTGCAGTTCCCAGAGCGGCCCTTCAGGGCGAGGGCGGCAATCGATTTGTCTATGTGAAGGACTTCGACTTGGCCAATGCCTTTGTCAAAACCCCGGTCACCGTGGGTGAAATCAATGACCGTTTTGTTGAAATTCTGACGGGGCTTCTTCCTGCGGACGAGGTAGTTACGCGTGGAGCCTACTCGCTCTCATTTGCCGGAGCCAGCTCCGTTTCCCTGAAAGAGGCGTTGGATGCTGCCCATGGACATGAGCATGCGGCAGACGGGGGTGAATTGACTCCTGAAAAAAAGGCCGAGATGGTCGCTGCTAAAAATGGAGCGGCTAGTGGATCAGTTGGAAGTGGCAAAGGTGGAAGCCCAATCTGGATGTACGTGAGCGGAGTTCTTTTTGTGCTGCTGCTGATTTCACTCCTTACCAAAAAACGCGGTCCGGTGGAAGACGAGTCCGTTCCTACAAAATCCCACGACAAGGAGGTTGCGTAA
- a CDS encoding efflux RND transporter permease subunit, which produces MIQWALHNRAFIIGASLILMIMGLKTATELPVEVLPDLTKPTVIVLTESPGLAPEEVEMRVTQPIESALMGVAGLTRLRSNSDVSLSLVYAEFGWDTDIYRARMLVQERLQGARGSLPEGAEPFMTPVASLMGEILLVGVRSTIKEGEEGYIPPREVRSLADWTVKRRLQSVSGIAEILNMGGGVKQIEIQPDPFKMLANEVTYDELEKAVTEAANTTTGGFINSGPTEIMVRNLAMTVELNDIAKTIIKKVNDRPIAISDVAKVEWGVEPMRGDATVSQSPEKSPTYGVIMSVTKAPGFDTRKLTEEIKTALTELKSTFPPGVETTLLFQQKDFIDNAIGNLNNAIIEGAVMVTVVLFLFLLNFRTTFITLMAMPLSFGITMLVFLWLGISVNSMTLGGLAVAIGMVVDDAIVDVENVFRRLRENAETEQPKPRLQVIAQASGEVRNSILYATVLIILVFMPLLGLSGVEGKLFAPIAIATIISMIASFVVSLTAIPVLCSLLLRPKEGHEHNDGLITRLMKGLLRKTLLRLALSQPALVLAVAAALLVASFSLYPLMNKDFLPKFQEETALVAATAAPGTSLEEMNKISDVLEQQILSVPEVRKVGRRLGRAERGDHVVPVSTAEFDVDFRNPEEEANGNAGESRTRKEVLADLNAKIKSVPGVFAVISGPLSDRIGHMMSGVAAPVAVKVFGPDLEKLREIGVEIQKISKAIPGFEDTKLDQTSSIPQLRIEADRDRAKAYGIAPGRLNEMLSALIGGKELAELREGQRAVNLVLRLPLEWRDSPDKIATLPIETEEGQRIPLDQIADVREAKGPNVIFREASQRRFALAIKPTVPDVTNLVERLRKEVTEKVKLPEGYFITFEGEFQAQKEATQRIALFSAVVFLAVFLMLYGYFRSASLALQVLVNIPLALMGGLAFTYLKLNNISIATLVGFIAVGGVAARNGIMMISHYLHLMRHEGEGFTRQMIERGTLERLVPVLMTALAAGIGLIPLVLAADEPGKEILHPVAVVIVGGLVSSTFLDMAVTPAMFWLLGRKAARQAIEQDAAASH; this is translated from the coding sequence ATGATCCAATGGGCGCTGCATAACCGCGCCTTCATCATCGGTGCCTCGCTCATCCTGATGATTATGGGTCTGAAGACCGCCACTGAACTGCCAGTGGAAGTGCTTCCAGACCTTACCAAGCCTACAGTCATCGTCTTAACAGAGTCTCCAGGGCTCGCACCTGAAGAAGTGGAAATGCGTGTGACACAGCCGATCGAAAGCGCTCTGATGGGTGTGGCAGGTTTGACTCGCCTACGCTCTAACTCTGACGTGTCTCTTTCTCTGGTCTATGCCGAGTTCGGATGGGACACAGACATCTACAGAGCGCGTATGCTGGTGCAGGAACGACTGCAAGGGGCGCGAGGCAGTCTGCCTGAAGGCGCAGAACCTTTCATGACGCCTGTAGCGTCACTGATGGGAGAGATTCTTCTGGTCGGTGTCCGTAGTACGATCAAAGAGGGAGAGGAGGGATACATCCCACCGCGTGAAGTCAGATCCCTTGCAGACTGGACTGTCAAAAGACGATTACAGAGCGTGTCCGGCATCGCCGAGATCCTGAACATGGGCGGAGGTGTTAAACAGATCGAGATCCAACCCGATCCCTTCAAGATGCTGGCCAACGAGGTGACCTATGACGAACTAGAGAAAGCCGTCACGGAAGCAGCTAACACCACGACAGGAGGCTTCATCAACAGCGGTCCAACCGAAATCATGGTTCGCAATTTGGCCATGACGGTTGAGCTGAATGACATCGCGAAGACGATTATCAAGAAGGTGAATGACAGACCAATCGCTATTAGTGACGTCGCCAAAGTCGAATGGGGTGTAGAACCCATGCGTGGTGATGCCACCGTGAGCCAGTCTCCAGAAAAATCTCCAACTTATGGAGTGATCATGAGTGTGACCAAGGCCCCCGGCTTTGATACGCGCAAACTCACAGAAGAAATCAAGACTGCGCTGACTGAGTTGAAATCTACTTTCCCTCCAGGTGTGGAAACGACACTTCTTTTCCAGCAGAAAGACTTCATTGATAATGCCATTGGCAATCTCAACAATGCCATCATTGAGGGCGCAGTGATGGTGACTGTGGTGCTGTTCCTTTTCCTCCTGAACTTCCGTACCACCTTTATCACATTGATGGCGATGCCATTGTCCTTCGGGATTACCATGCTGGTATTCCTGTGGCTAGGAATCAGTGTGAACAGCATGACTCTTGGTGGTCTGGCTGTGGCCATCGGGATGGTCGTTGACGATGCGATTGTCGATGTGGAGAACGTCTTCCGAAGGCTGCGTGAGAATGCGGAGACTGAGCAGCCCAAACCGCGACTTCAGGTTATCGCTCAGGCCTCTGGTGAAGTTCGAAACTCGATCCTTTATGCCACAGTCCTGATCATTCTGGTATTCATGCCATTGCTTGGTTTGAGCGGGGTGGAAGGCAAGCTGTTTGCACCTATTGCCATTGCTACGATCATTTCCATGATCGCTTCCTTTGTCGTGTCTCTGACGGCAATTCCGGTGCTGTGCTCCCTGCTGTTGAGGCCCAAGGAAGGCCATGAACACAATGACGGTCTGATCACCCGTCTGATGAAGGGTCTCTTGAGAAAGACTTTGCTCCGCCTTGCTCTCAGCCAGCCTGCGCTGGTGCTGGCAGTAGCTGCTGCCTTGCTGGTGGCGTCGTTCTCCCTGTATCCCCTAATGAACAAAGACTTCCTGCCGAAGTTCCAGGAGGAAACTGCTCTGGTCGCCGCAACTGCCGCTCCTGGCACCTCTCTGGAGGAGATGAACAAGATCTCTGATGTCCTTGAGCAGCAGATTCTCAGCGTGCCCGAAGTGCGCAAGGTAGGGCGTCGTCTGGGACGTGCAGAGAGAGGGGACCACGTCGTTCCGGTAAGCACGGCTGAGTTTGATGTGGATTTTCGTAATCCAGAAGAAGAGGCGAACGGCAATGCGGGCGAAAGTCGAACTCGCAAAGAAGTCCTGGCAGACCTCAATGCAAAAATCAAAAGCGTTCCGGGGGTGTTTGCTGTTATCAGCGGCCCTCTCTCAGACCGCATCGGTCACATGATGAGCGGCGTGGCAGCGCCAGTCGCAGTTAAAGTATTCGGACCAGACCTTGAAAAGCTGCGGGAGATCGGAGTTGAGATCCAAAAAATTTCCAAAGCCATCCCAGGCTTCGAGGACACCAAATTGGACCAGACTTCCAGTATTCCCCAGCTCCGCATTGAAGCAGACCGGGACCGTGCCAAGGCTTATGGTATTGCCCCTGGCAGGCTTAATGAAATGCTTTCCGCACTCATTGGCGGAAAAGAGCTCGCGGAGCTGCGTGAAGGGCAACGTGCGGTGAACTTGGTGCTCCGCCTGCCTTTGGAATGGCGCGACTCTCCTGACAAGATAGCCACCCTGCCCATTGAGACGGAAGAAGGACAGCGTATACCATTGGACCAGATTGCGGACGTAAGAGAGGCTAAAGGGCCTAACGTCATCTTCAGGGAAGCCAGTCAGCGCCGCTTTGCCCTGGCCATTAAACCTACCGTGCCGGACGTAACCAACCTGGTAGAACGCCTTCGGAAGGAAGTGACGGAGAAGGTCAAGCTACCTGAGGGATACTTCATCACCTTTGAAGGGGAGTTTCAGGCGCAGAAAGAGGCGACTCAACGAATCGCTTTGTTCTCTGCGGTGGTGTTCCTAGCCGTGTTCTTGATGCTTTACGGCTACTTCCGTAGCGCATCGCTTGCGCTTCAGGTTTTGGTAAACATCCCGCTTGCCTTGATGGGGGGGCTTGCCTTTACCTATCTCAAGCTGAATAACATCAGCATCGCCACATTGGTTGGCTTCATTGCCGTCGGTGGCGTGGCTGCCAGAAACGGCATCATGATGATCAGCCATTATCTGCATCTCATGAGGCATGAGGGTGAAGGGTTCACACGCCAGATGATTGAGCGTGGAACCTTAGAGCGTCTTGTTCCCGTCCTTATGACGGCCCTCGCGGCTGGAATCGGCCTGATTCCTCTCGTTCTGGCAGCTGATGAGCCTGGCAAAGAGATCCTGCATCCGGTGGCGGTCGTCATAGTAGGCGGCCTCGTCTCTTCCACCTTTCTCGATATGGCCGTCACCCCAGCCATGTTCTGGCTCCTGGGGCGCAAGGCCGCGCGGCAGGCAATCGAACAAGATGCCGCCGCATCCCATTAA
- a CDS encoding TolC family protein, whose amino-acid sequence MFRFTLIFAAVFSLSLTQASALNITLRDIANRVRNNHPALKAARLTIDEARGRRLGAGRLSNPTFGYEFQNQSNVSPQSNVFSIDQAFPITRRLSLEKKLTTQLIGAAELEIRDAERKLIAEAQQQVVQLLTLAQQRELRQRQTDLASNLAQFAEGRAKAGEVSPLDAKQVDLDAQRLRVEARLLEAQSVSLLGQLKPMLGLRAEDSLTVSGNLPDMSVPGASSWAQRPDYQLAQTKIQAARTDQDLARAKRFEDISAGIFAGREMQDVTPSQRERTGFIGFRISIPLPLWNRNQGEIAEKAASAERARLESEALAVQINGEAGTARREMETNASIVRETREKLLPLANEQMEAMQKAYESGQADLLAVLRARDQRLQLEAAVLDAARDFHLARIRYEAATGKYAPAPVSVPTVTRSAKSPQ is encoded by the coding sequence ATGTTCCGTTTCACACTCATTTTTGCTGCTGTTTTCAGCCTCTCCCTAACTCAGGCGTCAGCTCTCAATATCACCTTGAGAGACATTGCCAACCGTGTTCGCAATAACCATCCTGCTCTTAAGGCAGCCCGTCTTACCATAGACGAGGCCCGGGGCCGTCGCCTTGGAGCAGGACGGCTGTCAAACCCTACTTTTGGTTATGAATTCCAGAACCAAAGTAACGTTAGTCCCCAGTCTAATGTCTTCTCAATTGATCAAGCCTTCCCGATCACTCGGCGTTTGAGCTTGGAGAAAAAGCTCACCACTCAACTTATTGGTGCTGCCGAATTGGAGATCAGAGATGCAGAACGAAAGCTGATCGCCGAAGCTCAGCAGCAGGTCGTGCAGCTGCTGACTTTAGCCCAGCAACGGGAACTGAGACAGCGGCAGACCGACCTTGCCTCAAATCTGGCACAATTCGCCGAAGGCAGGGCCAAGGCAGGAGAGGTGTCCCCTCTGGATGCCAAGCAGGTGGATCTGGACGCCCAGCGTCTGCGGGTGGAAGCTAGGCTACTCGAAGCGCAAAGCGTGAGCCTGCTAGGCCAGCTCAAGCCCATGCTGGGACTTCGGGCCGAGGATTCACTGACAGTGTCTGGCAATCTCCCAGACATGTCAGTTCCTGGTGCTTCATCTTGGGCACAGCGGCCTGACTACCAATTGGCTCAGACAAAAATCCAGGCAGCCAGAACGGACCAAGACCTAGCCAGGGCCAAGCGCTTTGAAGACATTAGTGCTGGAATTTTCGCGGGCCGGGAGATGCAGGATGTCACTCCTAGTCAGCGCGAACGCACAGGCTTCATCGGCTTCCGCATCTCCATACCACTTCCTCTATGGAATAGGAATCAGGGTGAAATTGCTGAAAAAGCGGCGTCCGCTGAGCGCGCACGTCTGGAGAGTGAAGCGCTGGCTGTTCAGATCAACGGAGAGGCAGGAACCGCTCGGCGGGAAATGGAAACAAACGCCTCCATCGTTCGCGAGACTCGTGAGAAGTTGCTGCCGTTGGCCAACGAACAAATGGAAGCCATGCAGAAAGCTTACGAATCTGGGCAGGCGGATCTTCTGGCCGTTCTGCGAGCCCGCGATCAGCGGCTGCAACTTGAAGCTGCTGTTCTGGACGCAGCCCGAGACTTCCATCTGGCACGCATCCGTTATGAAGCGGCCACAGGCAAGTACGCGCCTGCGCCTGTCTCAGTCCCCACCGTAACTCGGTCCGCCAAATCCCCGCAGTAA